A single genomic interval of Paludisphaera rhizosphaerae harbors:
- a CDS encoding leucine-rich repeat domain-containing protein: MVEQYGAHMMMAGFALMAIGWLWLVVSAFRDRVGWGVAILLFPPLAPVYVLMRGGAVWAPAAVLALGLVLTAFPPLYTNLAPIDLGPRETIVEGERHLTLTGWDRKDYAFLGSKSDAVVVQIANPDVDDATLNNLKGFDKLRELDLSDTKVTDEGLKILKDLPALTTLRLANTKITDAGFKAALADKESLQRLDLTGTAVSSETVDAWKAAKPGRRAMQ; encoded by the coding sequence ATGGTCGAGCAATACGGCGCTCATATGATGATGGCCGGCTTCGCCTTGATGGCGATCGGTTGGCTCTGGCTGGTGGTTTCGGCGTTTCGGGACAGGGTCGGCTGGGGGGTGGCGATCCTGCTGTTCCCCCCGCTGGCGCCGGTGTACGTTCTGATGAGGGGCGGCGCGGTCTGGGCGCCGGCCGCCGTGCTGGCTCTGGGATTGGTGCTGACCGCCTTCCCGCCGCTCTACACAAACCTGGCGCCGATCGACCTCGGCCCGCGCGAGACCATCGTCGAGGGCGAACGACACCTCACTCTGACGGGGTGGGACCGCAAGGACTACGCCTTCCTGGGTTCCAAGTCCGACGCCGTGGTCGTCCAGATAGCGAACCCGGACGTCGACGACGCGACGTTGAACAACCTGAAGGGCTTCGACAAGCTTCGCGAACTGGATCTGTCCGATACGAAGGTCACCGACGAAGGGCTGAAGATTCTCAAGGACCTTCCCGCGCTGACGACCCTGAGGCTCGCCAACACCAAGATCACCGACGCCGGCTTCAAGGCGGCGCTGGCCGACAAGGAGTCGCTCCAGCGTCTCGACCTGACGGGGACGGCGGTCTCGTCCGAGACCGTCGACGCCTGGAAGGCCGCGAAACCGGGGCGGCGGGCTATGCAGTAG
- a CDS encoding lipase family protein produces MADKLDVTRHGDPRNALLLGRACALAYLNEAEGAKGFLEQLGLEARLISVDNTQAYVAQSPEVVLVAFRGSECPTSLDGFKDWLLTNANNYLILPEGRIGTDFAAAGVGARFHRGFMTALDAIWTPLHTAVEEAMQKAERPLWITGHSLGGALALLSAWRFERTFLPVDEIVTFGAPMIGNQTAADAFEKKFAKKISRYVNFEDPVPLLPTVSLFANTYVHCPTEVSLRDAAAASALDALKQKAGVAADAVLNASVIDDVWSAVQGRISAHFIDHYLERVEKRIEETA; encoded by the coding sequence GTGGCTGACAAGCTCGACGTGACGCGCCACGGCGACCCGAGGAATGCGCTGTTGCTGGGCCGGGCCTGTGCATTGGCCTACCTGAACGAGGCCGAGGGGGCGAAAGGCTTCCTTGAGCAGTTGGGGCTGGAAGCCCGCCTGATCTCCGTCGACAACACCCAGGCCTACGTGGCGCAGAGCCCGGAGGTCGTGCTGGTGGCGTTCCGAGGGTCGGAGTGTCCGACGAGCCTCGACGGCTTCAAGGACTGGCTGCTGACGAACGCCAACAACTACCTGATCCTCCCTGAAGGCCGCATCGGCACCGACTTCGCCGCAGCGGGGGTCGGGGCGCGGTTCCACCGGGGCTTCATGACGGCCCTCGACGCGATCTGGACGCCCCTCCACACGGCCGTTGAAGAGGCGATGCAGAAGGCCGAACGCCCGCTCTGGATCACCGGCCACAGCCTGGGCGGGGCGCTCGCGCTGCTCTCCGCCTGGCGGTTCGAGCGGACTTTTCTCCCGGTCGACGAGATCGTCACCTTCGGCGCCCCGATGATCGGCAACCAGACGGCGGCCGACGCGTTCGAGAAGAAGTTCGCGAAGAAGATCTCGCGCTACGTGAACTTCGAGGACCCCGTTCCGCTGCTGCCGACGGTGAGCCTCTTCGCCAATACCTACGTCCACTGCCCGACTGAGGTCTCGCTGCGCGACGCCGCCGCCGCCTCGGCTCTCGACGCCCTCAAGCAGAAGGCCGGCGTCGCCGCCGACGCCGTGCTCAATGCCAGCGTCATCGACGACGTCTGGAGCGCCGTGCAAGGCCGGATCTCCGCCCACTTCATCGACCACTACCTGGAGCGGGTGGAGAAGAGGATCGAGGAGACGGCCTGA
- a CDS encoding protein-tyrosine phosphatase family protein, whose protein sequence is MDLRVAAALVAVVLIMSAVECGELWYESAWDQRQAAPGPEPDDVPGIENVFRLSRRLYSGGEPRGDADMAALKRMAIRTIISVDGSIPDVEAARKAGIRYVHLPIGYDGVPREQAIRIVRAIETQPGPVFIHCHHGKHRGPAVAAICGMATERWTVEQAVDWMKQAGASSDYRGLYESARSFTPLTDEERKRVGDEFPERSPVPALVDLMVKLDGSWDRLKAARKAGFTTSSDHLENDPAHDAIQVVEFFREAARLDEARSRGDAFLQGLADAERKADALHASLKTRALGSREKIEAAFTTVEKSCTTCHARHRDN, encoded by the coding sequence GTGGATCTGCGAGTTGCAGCGGCCCTCGTCGCGGTCGTCCTCATCATGTCGGCCGTGGAATGCGGCGAGCTCTGGTACGAGTCGGCCTGGGATCAACGCCAGGCCGCGCCCGGCCCCGAGCCCGATGACGTCCCCGGGATCGAGAACGTCTTCCGTCTCAGCCGCCGACTCTACAGCGGCGGCGAGCCGCGCGGGGACGCCGACATGGCCGCCCTCAAGCGGATGGCGATCCGGACGATCATCAGCGTGGACGGATCCATCCCCGACGTTGAGGCGGCGCGCAAGGCGGGCATCCGCTACGTTCACCTCCCCATCGGCTACGACGGCGTGCCCCGCGAGCAGGCGATCCGGATCGTCCGGGCCATCGAGACGCAGCCCGGCCCCGTGTTCATCCACTGCCACCACGGCAAGCATCGCGGTCCGGCCGTCGCGGCGATCTGCGGCATGGCCACCGAGCGTTGGACCGTCGAGCAGGCCGTCGACTGGATGAAACAGGCCGGAGCCTCGTCCGACTACCGCGGCCTTTACGAGTCGGCCCGCTCGTTCACTCCGCTGACCGACGAGGAGCGCAAGCGGGTCGGCGACGAGTTCCCCGAACGTTCCCCCGTTCCGGCCCTCGTCGACCTGATGGTGAAACTCGACGGCTCCTGGGATCGCTTGAAAGCCGCCCGCAAGGCCGGGTTCACAACGTCTTCCGATCACCTGGAAAACGACCCGGCGCACGACGCGATCCAGGTCGTCGAGTTCTTCCGAGAAGCCGCCCGGCTCGACGAAGCCCGCAGCCGAGGCGACGCCTTCCTCCAGGGCCTGGCGGATGCGGAGCGGAAGGCCGACGCACTTCACGCCTCGCTCAAGACCCGCGCCCTGGGCTCTCGCGAGAAAATCGAGGCGGCCTTCACCACCGTCGAGAAGTCCTGCACGACCTGCCACGCACGCCATCGCGACAACTGA
- a CDS encoding FAD-dependent oxidoreductase: MHADHDGSRLGFGFSFQDLYSRDGLVRLDAAFLSDLLACSPELHAGLLAARENPTALASKAASELIVGVAPYVEDFIGRLFHVEAELNALRLRHDELAPLRTVKRKFVQRRLTGKTAEHAMAIDSAAVTAELEAFMLGPITEASFAEHVLKWMEDEPAHEEQLKLAADYAVWAVLSPEGKAKHPSKVVFGNPHKLDFLHLVEYDERETDGTTQFVAKIGHTRHRDGFHLTDAGTDLAGALDEVGYCIKCHHQGKDSCSTGLREKTGAFKKSLFGVTLAGCPLGEKISEMNELKGDGHPIAAVAVVTIDNPMCAATGHRICNDCMKSCIYQKQDPVDIPQAETRSLKDVLELPWGFEIYSLLTRWNPLNFARPYPREATGRKVLVVGLGPAGFTLAHHLMNDGHSVVAVDGLKIEPLDETISGVDAFGQRTPFEPIRDVTKLYELLDRRVMAGFGGVAEYGITVRWNKNFLKLIRLVLERRAEFAMFGGVRFGGTLTVDDAFDMGFDHIALCMGAGRPTVIPMKNGLARGVRQASDFLMALQLTGAAKAASLANLQVRMPIVVIGGGLTAVDTATESLAYYIVQVEKFLKRYEELVKAHGEDHVRSRWVGDEAEVAAEFLEHGRAIRAERKAAAAEGRQPRLIELLDSWGGVTIAYRRRLVDAPSYTLNHEEVAKAFEEGIRFAELLVPEEVEVDSQGAARALKCRRQAFDAEAGTLTSAGEVTLPARTILVAAGTQPNTVLAREDAHNVRVDGRYFQALDEEGNPAKPEAVSKPTDVRVLMSMRPDGRSMSFFGDLHPSFAGNVVKAMASAKQGYPVVSRALAKTPATEPAPGDLVAKLNDELRTVVHEVIRLTPNIVEIVVRAPIAARAFQPGQFYRLQNFETLAGRDGATILAMEALALTGASVDRERGLLSTIVLEMGGSSDLCALLQPGEPICLMGPTGSPTETPGQETVLLAGGGLGNAVLFSIGQALRAAGSRVLYFAGYKKLIDRYKVEEIEAAAAVVVWCSDEAPGFTPGRVQDRSFVGNIVQAMAAYATGDLGEIEIPLDEVDRLVVIGSDGMMRGVQQARHTVLAPFLKPGHHAIGSINSPMQCMMKEICAQCLQTHRDPATGKETVIFSCFNQDQPLDHVAFDGLRSRLSQNTVQEKLTKLWIDECLHGLGHRVRLHGLPTTPPNMAVAATDAK; this comes from the coding sequence ATGCACGCTGACCACGACGGTAGCCGCCTGGGATTTGGATTCTCCTTCCAAGACCTCTACTCTCGCGATGGGCTGGTCCGGCTGGACGCGGCCTTCCTCTCGGATCTGCTCGCCTGTTCCCCGGAACTCCACGCCGGGCTGCTCGCGGCTCGCGAGAACCCAACGGCCCTGGCCTCCAAGGCGGCGTCCGAGCTGATCGTCGGCGTCGCTCCGTATGTTGAGGACTTCATCGGTCGGCTGTTTCATGTCGAGGCCGAGCTGAACGCCCTGCGCCTCCGGCATGACGAGCTGGCCCCGCTCCGGACCGTGAAGCGGAAGTTCGTCCAGCGGAGGCTCACGGGCAAGACGGCCGAACACGCCATGGCGATCGACTCCGCCGCCGTGACCGCCGAGCTGGAAGCCTTCATGCTCGGCCCGATCACCGAGGCGAGCTTCGCCGAGCACGTCCTGAAGTGGATGGAAGACGAACCCGCGCACGAGGAGCAGCTCAAGCTCGCCGCCGACTACGCCGTCTGGGCCGTGCTCTCCCCCGAGGGAAAGGCCAAGCACCCCTCGAAGGTCGTCTTCGGCAACCCCCACAAGCTGGACTTCCTCCACCTCGTCGAATACGACGAGCGCGAGACCGACGGCACGACCCAGTTCGTCGCCAAGATCGGCCACACCCGGCACCGCGACGGCTTCCACCTCACCGACGCCGGCACGGATCTCGCCGGCGCGCTCGACGAGGTCGGCTACTGCATCAAGTGCCACCACCAGGGGAAGGACTCCTGCTCGACGGGCCTCCGCGAGAAAACCGGGGCCTTCAAGAAGAGCCTCTTCGGCGTGACCCTCGCCGGCTGCCCGCTCGGCGAGAAGATCTCCGAGATGAACGAGCTCAAGGGGGACGGCCACCCCATCGCCGCCGTGGCCGTCGTCACCATCGACAACCCCATGTGCGCCGCGACGGGCCACCGCATCTGCAACGACTGCATGAAGTCATGCATCTACCAGAAGCAGGATCCCGTCGACATCCCCCAGGCGGAGACGCGGTCGCTCAAGGACGTGCTGGAGCTGCCCTGGGGGTTTGAGATCTACAGCCTCCTCACGCGCTGGAACCCGCTGAACTTCGCCCGGCCGTACCCGCGCGAGGCCACCGGGCGGAAGGTGCTCGTGGTCGGTCTGGGGCCTGCGGGGTTCACCCTGGCTCACCACCTGATGAACGACGGCCATTCGGTCGTCGCGGTCGATGGGCTCAAGATCGAGCCGCTCGACGAGACGATCTCGGGCGTCGACGCCTTCGGTCAGCGGACGCCCTTCGAGCCGATCCGGGACGTGACGAAGCTCTATGAGCTGCTCGACCGCCGCGTGATGGCCGGTTTCGGCGGCGTGGCCGAGTACGGCATCACAGTCCGCTGGAACAAGAACTTCCTCAAGCTGATCCGGCTCGTACTGGAACGTCGGGCCGAGTTCGCGATGTTCGGCGGCGTCCGGTTTGGCGGCACGCTGACCGTGGACGACGCCTTCGACATGGGCTTCGACCACATCGCCCTCTGCATGGGGGCCGGCCGGCCGACCGTCATCCCGATGAAGAACGGCCTGGCCCGGGGCGTCCGGCAGGCGTCCGACTTCCTCATGGCTCTGCAGCTCACCGGCGCGGCGAAGGCCGCCTCGCTGGCGAACCTCCAGGTCCGGATGCCGATCGTCGTCATCGGCGGCGGCCTGACGGCCGTCGACACAGCCACGGAATCGCTGGCCTATTACATCGTCCAGGTCGAGAAGTTCCTCAAGCGCTACGAGGAGTTGGTCAAGGCCCACGGCGAGGACCACGTCCGCTCGCGATGGGTCGGCGATGAGGCCGAGGTCGCCGCCGAGTTCCTGGAGCACGGCCGCGCCATCCGTGCCGAGCGCAAGGCCGCGGCGGCTGAGGGTCGCCAGCCCCGACTGATCGAGCTGCTCGACTCGTGGGGAGGCGTGACGATCGCCTACCGTCGCCGACTGGTCGACGCGCCGAGCTACACGCTCAACCATGAGGAAGTCGCCAAGGCGTTCGAGGAAGGGATCCGCTTCGCCGAGCTGCTCGTCCCCGAGGAGGTGGAGGTGGACTCCCAGGGCGCGGCCCGCGCCTTGAAGTGCCGCCGCCAGGCGTTCGACGCCGAGGCGGGGACGCTGACCTCGGCCGGCGAGGTGACGCTCCCGGCCCGGACGATCCTGGTCGCCGCCGGCACCCAGCCGAACACGGTCCTCGCCCGCGAGGACGCGCACAACGTCCGCGTCGACGGCCGCTACTTCCAGGCGCTCGACGAGGAAGGGAACCCCGCCAAGCCCGAGGCCGTCTCCAAGCCGACCGACGTCCGGGTGCTGATGTCGATGCGCCCCGACGGCCGCTCGATGAGCTTCTTCGGCGACCTGCACCCCTCGTTCGCGGGGAACGTCGTCAAGGCGATGGCGAGCGCCAAGCAGGGCTACCCGGTCGTCTCGCGAGCCCTCGCCAAGACGCCCGCGACCGAACCCGCCCCGGGCGACCTGGTCGCGAAGCTGAACGACGAGCTGCGGACGGTCGTCCACGAGGTGATTCGCCTCACCCCCAACATCGTCGAGATCGTCGTCCGGGCGCCGATCGCCGCGCGCGCGTTCCAGCCCGGTCAGTTCTACCGGCTCCAGAACTTCGAGACGCTCGCCGGCCGCGACGGCGCCACGATCCTGGCGATGGAGGCCCTGGCGTTGACCGGGGCGTCAGTCGACCGCGAGCGCGGGTTGCTGTCGACGATCGTGCTGGAGATGGGGGGCTCGTCGGACCTCTGCGCCCTGCTCCAGCCGGGCGAGCCCATCTGCCTGATGGGCCCCACCGGCTCGCCGACCGAGACGCCCGGCCAGGAGACGGTCCTACTGGCCGGCGGCGGCCTGGGGAACGCGGTGCTCTTCTCGATCGGCCAGGCGCTGCGGGCGGCGGGCTCGCGGGTGCTCTACTTCGCCGGCTACAAGAAGCTGATCGACCGTTACAAGGTCGAGGAGATCGAGGCCGCGGCAGCCGTCGTCGTCTGGTGCTCGGACGAGGCCCCCGGGTTCACGCCCGGGCGGGTCCAGGACCGCTCGTTCGTCGGCAACATCGTGCAAGCGATGGCCGCCTACGCCACCGGCGATCTGGGCGAGATCGAGATCCCCCTCGATGAGGTCGACCGCCTGGTCGTCATCGGCTCCGACGGCATGATGCGCGGGGTGCAGCAGGCGAGACACACGGTCCTCGCCCCGTTCCTCAAGCCGGGCCACCACGCCATCGGCAGCATCAACTCGCCGATGCAGTGCATGATGAAGGAGATCTGCGCCCAGTGCCTCCAGACCCATCGCGACCCCGCGACGGGCAAGGAGACGGTCATCTTCTCCTGCTTCAACCAGGACCAGCCGCTGGACCACGTCGCCTTCGACGGCCTCCGCAGCCGGCTCTCGCAGAACACGGTCCAGGAGAAGCTGACCAAGCTCTGGATCGACGAATGCCTCCACGGCCTGGGCCACCGCGTGCGGCTCCACGGCCTGCCGACGACCCCGCCGAACATGGCCGTTGCGGCAACCGATGCGAAGTAA
- a CDS encoding formylmethanofuran dehydrogenase subunit E family protein, producing MQSFRFAVAAGILTLGAAQAGAHELWFHLDAPDSARMTFGDTPAPGEAERVAEIASTKVWADGKPLDVVRLPDGLEARLPQPGPALLSAYADRGVIDYQGKTFVIQLAAYAQTRAVDAAGAANLGLGDDQLRLLLVADAGGPPVLKATWKGRPVADAVVKVFHGTEEPAEIRTNAQGQAPCPDLREGPWTLYLQYIDGVPGERDGRKFSETRWKATLAISPEAAYGPAVAECLARVKEVHGATGPWAVAGYRMGERALKELSLPRHSFNLLVVHRSPAEVQYSCMADGLQAATGVSAGKLNLKLEEASADALKTVVRDRKTNHGLVFTLKPEFVRSIMNLPHEQLEAEGRRIASLPDEAIFVVAPE from the coding sequence ATGCAAAGCTTCCGCTTCGCCGTCGCGGCGGGGATCCTGACCCTCGGGGCGGCTCAGGCAGGAGCCCATGAACTCTGGTTCCATCTGGACGCCCCTGACTCCGCGCGGATGACCTTCGGCGACACGCCCGCCCCCGGCGAGGCCGAACGCGTGGCGGAGATCGCCAGCACCAAGGTCTGGGCGGACGGCAAGCCCCTGGACGTCGTCCGCCTGCCGGACGGCCTGGAGGCCAGGCTCCCCCAACCGGGCCCCGCCCTCCTAAGCGCCTACGCCGATCGGGGCGTGATCGATTACCAGGGCAAGACGTTCGTCATCCAGCTCGCCGCCTACGCCCAGACCCGGGCCGTCGACGCCGCCGGCGCGGCGAACCTCGGCCTGGGAGACGACCAGCTTCGCCTCCTGCTGGTCGCCGACGCGGGCGGCCCGCCGGTTCTGAAAGCGACCTGGAAGGGCCGTCCGGTCGCCGACGCCGTGGTGAAGGTCTTCCACGGGACCGAGGAACCGGCCGAGATTCGCACCAACGCCCAGGGCCAGGCCCCCTGCCCCGACCTTCGCGAAGGCCCCTGGACGCTCTACCTCCAGTACATCGACGGCGTCCCCGGCGAGCGCGACGGCCGCAAGTTTTCGGAGACCCGCTGGAAGGCCACGCTCGCGATCAGCCCCGAGGCCGCCTACGGCCCGGCCGTCGCTGAGTGTCTCGCGCGCGTTAAGGAGGTCCACGGCGCAACCGGCCCCTGGGCCGTCGCGGGCTATCGGATGGGTGAGCGCGCGTTGAAGGAGCTGAGCCTCCCCCGCCACAGCTTCAACCTGCTGGTCGTCCACCGCAGTCCGGCCGAGGTCCAGTACTCGTGCATGGCCGACGGACTTCAGGCCGCGACCGGCGTCAGCGCGGGAAAGCTCAACCTGAAGCTGGAGGAAGCCTCCGCCGACGCCCTCAAGACCGTGGTCCGCGACCGCAAGACCAACCACGGCCTCGTCTTCACCCTCAAACCCGAATTCGTCCGTTCGATCATGAACCTGCCCCACGAGCAACTGGAAGCCGAGGGCCGTCGGATCGCCTCGCTGCCGGATGAGGCGATCTTCGTGGTGGCCCCGGAGTAA
- a CDS encoding DUF1559 domain-containing protein gives MKTRRGFTLIELLVVIAIIAVLIALLLPAVQAAREAARRIQCTNNLKQLGLSLHNYHSSIGAFPSAGWVAPMNNWWVAQNLTAPGHFRYSSLLQLLPYLEQGAASNAMNFMLPLYDINGVDMPQNTTVYQMQVTSFLCPSDVRSARNGNEAPCNYASCSGDGLPGGDGLPWTGGKPNGVLYLNSTTSMATVIDGTSQTAMMSESLVGPNATTSPNPQEVMVQLTLSLSTPADIFNYQPLVPTDCQASTNYRYDRHTNWIDGDYRHTMYDHYMGPNSKIYDCLRGPQHGWRTARSRHSGGVNVLMCDGSVRFFKDSVNVTAWQAVATVAGGEVVSADAY, from the coding sequence ATGAAGACTCGGCGTGGATTCACGCTGATCGAGCTGTTGGTCGTGATCGCGATCATCGCGGTCCTGATCGCGCTTTTGCTGCCGGCCGTGCAGGCGGCGCGGGAGGCGGCCAGGCGGATTCAGTGCACCAACAACCTGAAGCAGCTCGGGCTCTCGCTTCACAACTACCACTCGTCCATCGGAGCCTTCCCCTCGGCCGGTTGGGTCGCCCCGATGAATAACTGGTGGGTGGCCCAGAACCTGACCGCCCCGGGGCATTTCCGCTACTCGTCCCTGCTCCAACTTCTGCCCTACCTGGAGCAAGGGGCCGCGTCCAACGCGATGAACTTCATGCTCCCGCTGTACGACATCAACGGCGTGGACATGCCCCAGAACACGACCGTCTACCAGATGCAGGTCACCTCGTTCCTCTGCCCGAGCGACGTCCGGAGCGCGAGGAACGGAAACGAGGCGCCCTGCAATTACGCCTCGTGCTCGGGAGACGGTCTGCCCGGAGGCGACGGCCTTCCCTGGACGGGGGGCAAGCCGAACGGCGTCCTCTACCTCAACTCGACCACCAGCATGGCGACCGTCATCGACGGCACGAGCCAGACCGCGATGATGAGCGAGAGCCTCGTCGGCCCGAACGCCACTACCTCGCCGAACCCGCAGGAGGTGATGGTCCAGCTCACGCTCAGCCTCTCCACCCCGGCGGACATCTTCAACTATCAGCCGCTCGTGCCGACTGATTGCCAGGCGTCGACGAACTACCGCTACGATCGGCACACCAACTGGATCGACGGCGACTATCGCCACACCATGTACGATCATTACATGGGACCGAACAGCAAGATCTACGACTGTCTCCGCGGACCGCAGCACGGCTGGCGGACCGCCCGCAGCCGGCATTCCGGCGGGGTCAACGTCCTGATGTGCGACGGCAGCGTCCGGTTCTTCAAGGACTCCGTCAACGTCACGGCCTGGCAGGCCGTCGCCACCGTGGCGGGCGGCGAGGTCGTCAGCGCCGACGCTTATTGA
- a CDS encoding pectate lyase family protein: MKSASIGFLVASLVLIGSRAVAAQVDWETPPGWTDTRGGGDGKVIRVTTLAAGGPGSLAEALAADGPRVIEFAVGGKIEMGGRSLKVARPFVTIAGETAPTPGITITDGGMGITTHDVIVRHLRIRPGASARERKSGWEVDGLTTADGAHDVIVDHCSLTWATDENLNASGPRFDGANPDEWRKNTSHRVTFSHCIIGEGLHNSTHAKGKHSKGSLVHDNATEIAIIGNLYISNDDRNPLFKGGARGAVVNNLIHNPGGRVMQYALNPGEWSGHDWQRGAIVIVGNVAKKGPSTSSKTVFLDGRGPCDVYLKDNLYFDKKGGELPTAPVFTDVTPAPAPTSPSTPREPRIAEEPMFWPPRLKALSAAETSVWVLANAGARAWDRDATDRRLIDEANSGGGKIIDFESEVPESTGPGR; encoded by the coding sequence ATGAAGTCGGCATCAATCGGATTTCTGGTTGCTTCGCTTGTCCTGATCGGGTCGCGGGCCGTGGCAGCTCAGGTCGACTGGGAGACGCCTCCCGGCTGGACCGACACGCGAGGCGGCGGCGACGGAAAGGTGATCCGCGTAACCACGCTCGCCGCGGGGGGGCCGGGTTCGCTCGCGGAGGCGTTGGCGGCCGACGGCCCTCGGGTGATCGAGTTCGCGGTCGGCGGAAAGATCGAGATGGGAGGGCGCTCGCTCAAGGTTGCGCGGCCGTTCGTTACGATCGCGGGGGAGACGGCGCCGACGCCAGGCATCACGATCACCGACGGCGGCATGGGGATTACCACCCACGACGTTATCGTCCGTCACCTCCGGATTCGTCCGGGCGCCAGCGCCCGTGAGCGAAAGAGCGGATGGGAAGTGGATGGACTCACCACGGCCGACGGCGCGCACGACGTCATCGTCGACCACTGTTCCCTCACCTGGGCGACCGACGAAAACCTGAACGCCTCCGGCCCTCGGTTCGACGGAGCGAACCCCGACGAATGGCGAAAGAACACATCGCACCGCGTCACGTTCAGCCATTGCATCATCGGCGAGGGTCTTCACAACTCGACCCATGCCAAGGGAAAGCATTCGAAGGGCTCGCTCGTGCATGACAACGCCACCGAGATCGCGATCATCGGCAACCTGTACATCAGCAACGACGATCGCAACCCGCTCTTCAAGGGGGGAGCCCGGGGTGCGGTGGTGAATAACCTGATCCACAACCCCGGCGGTCGCGTGATGCAGTACGCGCTCAACCCCGGCGAATGGAGCGGCCATGATTGGCAGCGGGGCGCGATTGTGATCGTGGGCAACGTGGCGAAAAAGGGCCCCAGCACATCATCGAAGACGGTTTTCCTGGATGGTCGAGGACCGTGCGACGTCTATCTCAAGGACAACCTGTACTTCGACAAGAAGGGCGGAGAATTACCTACCGCGCCGGTTTTCACCGACGTCACGCCTGCTCCCGCGCCCACGTCGCCCAGCACGCCTCGGGAACCGCGCATCGCCGAGGAGCCCATGTTTTGGCCTCCCCGACTCAAGGCCCTTTCCGCCGCCGAGACGAGCGTCTGGGTCCTCGCCAACGCCGGGGCGCGCGCCTGGGATCGCGACGCCACCGATCGACGACTGATTGACGAGGCCAACTCTGGCGGCGGCAAAATCATCGACTTTGAATCCGAGGTCCCGGAATCCACCGGCCCAGGTCGATAA